In the genome of Streptomyces sp. NBC_00190, one region contains:
- a CDS encoding NUDIX domain-containing protein produces the protein MNTRPGIDTPDHRGRTGLDHAGRDLDRNPGVVVRDVELTSQGWHVLRRTTFDYRRRDGRWVTQQRETYDRGNGAVVLPYDAERGRVLLTRQFRYPAYVNDHPDGMLIEAAAGLLDGEDPLAAIRRESTEELGVTLGSLTHVLDAYMSPGSVTERLHFYAAPYTPADRTGNGGGLEEDGEDIHVLELPFTDALAMVRDGRITDGKTILLLQWAALDGPFAATTGRAAARPPTPPVTPDDLQTPRADGRL, from the coding sequence GTGAACACCCGCCCCGGCATCGATACCCCCGACCATCGCGGCCGCACGGGCCTCGACCACGCCGGCCGGGACCTGGACCGCAATCCCGGCGTGGTGGTCCGCGACGTGGAGCTCACCTCCCAGGGCTGGCACGTCCTGCGCCGCACCACCTTCGACTACCGGCGCCGCGACGGACGCTGGGTCACCCAGCAGCGCGAGACCTACGACCGCGGAAACGGCGCGGTCGTCCTCCCCTACGACGCCGAACGCGGCCGCGTGCTGCTCACCCGTCAGTTCCGCTATCCGGCCTACGTCAACGACCACCCGGACGGCATGCTCATCGAGGCCGCGGCCGGGCTCCTCGACGGCGAGGACCCGCTCGCCGCCATCCGGCGCGAGAGCACCGAGGAACTCGGTGTCACGCTCGGCTCGCTCACCCACGTCCTCGACGCCTACATGAGCCCGGGCTCCGTCACCGAGCGCCTGCACTTCTACGCCGCCCCCTACACCCCGGCCGACCGGACCGGAAACGGCGGCGGACTCGAGGAGGACGGCGAGGACATCCACGTACTCGAACTGCCCTTCACCGACGCCCTCGCCATGGTCCGCGACGGACGCATCACCGACGGCAAGACCATCCTGCTCCTGCAATGGGCTGCCCTGGACGGGCCCTTCGCCGCCACAACGGGCAGGGCGGCGGCGCGGCCGCCGACGCCACCGGTGACCCCCGATGACCTGCAGACCCCGCGAGCGGACGGTCGGCTCTAG
- a CDS encoding RICIN domain-containing protein produces the protein MRSVRRLMLLAAATGLLAGAALTGAPAFAAAPLLKSNLNGRCVDIFMFHQENGSSTVTWDCTGNTNQQWRWDGEQIRSSMNGKCLEIYGPHLGDQGSVAMWDCNGGLHQKWFRNGSEIRNRVNGKCLDILGGRPENGQLLVSWSCNGARSQSWDF, from the coding sequence ATGAGGTCTGTCCGACGACTGATGCTGCTGGCGGCGGCCACCGGGCTGCTGGCCGGCGCTGCTTTGACGGGCGCGCCCGCTTTCGCCGCGGCGCCGCTGCTCAAGTCCAACCTGAACGGAAGGTGCGTCGACATCTTCATGTTCCACCAGGAGAACGGCTCCTCCACCGTGACGTGGGACTGCACCGGCAACACCAACCAGCAGTGGCGCTGGGACGGTGAGCAGATCCGCTCCAGCATGAACGGCAAGTGCCTGGAGATCTACGGTCCCCATCTGGGTGACCAGGGCTCGGTGGCCATGTGGGACTGCAACGGCGGTCTCCACCAGAAGTGGTTCCGCAACGGCAGCGAGATCCGAAACCGGGTGAACGGGAAGTGCCTCGACATCCTGGGCGGCCGGCCTGAGAACGGCCAGCTCCTGGTGAGCTGGAGCTGCAACGGCGCGCGGAGCCAGAGCTGGGACTTCTGA
- a CDS encoding SMI1/KNR4 family protein, producing MHHPSIPAPLTEAELAMAEHELGVSFPAAYRAYLQEAKPAKRVFQPCRKEWGWDWGADRDTPAELLALPFPHPDSYLIANAELDAREPRLEEFADEQAYAAAWQTWDQEYEVFQDHKTAGAVILQDNGCGFYTLLAVTGPLAGTVWWDGRATCDLIVPLSLDHAGSARPATFSEWLRHGSWELLPPGWGQSPRSAP from the coding sequence ATGCATCATCCGTCCATACCCGCGCCGTTGACCGAGGCCGAGCTGGCCATGGCCGAGCACGAGCTCGGTGTGTCCTTCCCGGCCGCATACCGCGCGTATCTGCAGGAGGCGAAGCCTGCCAAGCGCGTGTTCCAACCGTGCCGAAAGGAGTGGGGCTGGGACTGGGGCGCTGACCGTGACACGCCGGCGGAGCTGCTGGCGCTGCCCTTCCCCCACCCCGACTCCTACTTGATCGCGAACGCCGAACTGGACGCGCGCGAACCGCGACTGGAGGAATTCGCCGACGAGCAGGCCTACGCCGCCGCCTGGCAGACCTGGGACCAGGAGTACGAGGTCTTCCAGGACCACAAGACCGCAGGAGCCGTGATCCTGCAGGACAACGGCTGTGGCTTCTACACGCTGCTGGCAGTCACCGGCCCTCTCGCCGGCACAGTGTGGTGGGACGGCCGCGCCACCTGCGACCTGATCGTCCCGCTGTCTCTCGATCACGCGGGCAGCGCCCGCCCGGCCACGTTCAGCGAGTGGCTTCGCCACGGTTCCTGGGAATTGCTGCCCCCGGGCTGGGGTCAGTCCCCACGCTCCGCCCCGTAG